From Frankiales bacterium, one genomic window encodes:
- a CDS encoding phosphatidate cytidylyltransferase, with protein MTAAHQDPPAPASRAGRNLVSAVAVGVFLGIGLVLLPLLYAPWVFSVVVAVALVIAAHELRGALAQRGVHVAWPPLYLGVAACAQVAYWWGVVPLLAVFAATVLLCMGWRLAGGPEGYVADTAASVLVAAYTGLMGGFVSLMLTATDGPQRVITFVVLTICSDIGGYAAGVLAGRHPIAPRLSPKKSWEGFAGSLLLQAVAGVGLFVWVFDAPWWQGLVTGLVLTVTATAGDFAESAIKRDLGVKDMSNLLPGHGGLMDRLDSLLPNAFTAWLLLAVFLGS; from the coding sequence ATGACCGCAGCGCACCAGGACCCGCCCGCACCAGCGTCGCGCGCCGGGCGCAACCTCGTCTCGGCCGTCGCGGTCGGCGTGTTCCTCGGCATCGGCCTGGTGCTGCTGCCCCTGCTCTACGCGCCGTGGGTGTTCAGCGTCGTGGTCGCGGTGGCGCTGGTGATCGCGGCGCACGAGCTGCGCGGCGCCCTGGCCCAGCGCGGCGTCCACGTGGCGTGGCCCCCTCTCTACCTCGGGGTCGCCGCCTGCGCGCAGGTCGCCTACTGGTGGGGCGTGGTGCCGCTGCTGGCGGTGTTCGCGGCCACGGTCCTGCTCTGCATGGGCTGGCGGCTCGCGGGCGGTCCGGAGGGATACGTCGCGGACACCGCGGCCAGCGTGCTCGTCGCCGCCTACACCGGCCTCATGGGCGGCTTCGTCTCGCTCATGCTCACGGCCACGGACGGGCCGCAGCGGGTGATCACGTTCGTCGTGCTCACCATCTGCTCGGACATCGGCGGCTACGCCGCCGGGGTGCTCGCCGGCCGCCACCCGATCGCCCCCCGGCTGTCGCCCAAGAAGTCCTGGGAGGGCTTCGCGGGCAGCCTGCTGCTGCAGGCGGTGGCCGGCGTCGGGCTGTTCGTGTGGGTCTTCGACGCCCCCTGGTGGCAGGGCCTGGTCACGGGGCTGGTGCTCACCGTCACGGCGACGGCGGGCGACTTCGCGGAGTCGGCGATCAAGCGCGACCTCGGCGTCAAGGACATGAGCAACCTGCTGCCGGGCCACGGCGGGCTCATGGACCGCCTCGACTCGCTGCTGCCCAACGCGTTCACGGCCTGGCTGCTGCTCGCGGTGTTCCTCGGCTCGTAG
- a CDS encoding ribosome recycling factor, with protein MIDETLLEAEEKLEKAVAVAKEDFAGIRTGRATAKMFDKITADYYGTQTPVTQMAGFAVPEARLVVITPYDKGSMSGIEKAIRDSDLGVNPTNDGVVIRVAFPQLTEERRKEYIKVARTKAEDARISMRNVRRHAKDHLDKLVKDGEVGEDDVRRAEKTLDDLTHRYVAQIDELLKHKESELLEV; from the coding sequence GTGATCGACGAGACCCTGCTCGAGGCCGAGGAGAAGCTGGAGAAGGCGGTCGCCGTCGCCAAGGAGGACTTCGCGGGGATCCGCACGGGTCGCGCCACGGCCAAGATGTTCGACAAGATCACCGCCGACTACTACGGCACGCAGACGCCGGTCACGCAGATGGCCGGGTTCGCCGTGCCGGAGGCGCGGCTGGTCGTCATCACGCCGTACGACAAGGGCTCGATGTCGGGCATCGAGAAGGCCATCCGCGACTCCGACCTCGGCGTCAACCCCACCAACGACGGCGTCGTGATCCGCGTGGCCTTCCCGCAGCTGACCGAGGAGCGGCGCAAGGAGTACATCAAGGTGGCGCGCACCAAGGCCGAGGACGCGCGCATCTCGATGCGCAACGTGCGCCGGCACGCGAAGGACCACCTCGACAAGCTGGTGAAGGACGGCGAGGTCGGCGAGGACGACGTCCGCCGGGCCGAGAAGACCCTCGACGACCTCACCCACCGCTACGTCGCCCAGATCGACGAGCTGCTCAAGCACAAGGAGTCCGAGCTGCTCGAGGTCTGA